From a single Alkalihalophilus pseudofirmus genomic region:
- the lgt gene encoding prolipoprotein diacylglyceryl transferase: protein MEESIEPLSRIFLDIGPFTIYWYGVIIGLGVFLGYILASRESVRLGMPKETFADLLLFAIPISIISARIYYVTFRWEQFADDPIRVFYIWEGGIAIHGALIGGVLTAYVFTKRHNLSFWQLVDVAAPSILLGQAIGRWGNFMNQEVYGGPVTREFLEGLMLPEFIINQMFINGTYYHPTFLYESIWNLLGVALLLYLRRVNLKQGEIFFTYVIWYSVGRFFIEIIRLDFLLIFGVLKTAQVISIVLVLGAVILWIYRRKQPGTKRYLDPALPETKAKASSKKTKKKKK from the coding sequence ATGGAAGAATCGATTGAACCGCTTAGTCGGATCTTTTTAGATATAGGTCCATTTACGATTTATTGGTACGGGGTCATTATTGGACTCGGGGTATTTCTTGGCTACATCTTAGCTTCAAGAGAATCCGTTCGCTTAGGCATGCCTAAAGAAACCTTCGCTGACCTCTTGCTGTTTGCGATTCCAATTTCAATTATTTCAGCTCGTATATACTATGTGACCTTTAGGTGGGAACAGTTTGCAGACGATCCAATTCGTGTTTTCTACATATGGGAAGGCGGAATTGCGATTCACGGAGCTCTTATTGGAGGGGTCTTAACGGCCTATGTGTTTACAAAAAGACATAATCTTTCCTTTTGGCAGCTCGTTGACGTAGCCGCACCAAGTATTTTATTAGGTCAGGCGATCGGCCGCTGGGGCAACTTTATGAATCAGGAAGTTTACGGCGGACCAGTGACGCGTGAGTTTCTAGAAGGGCTTATGCTGCCTGAATTCATTATTAACCAAATGTTTATAAACGGTACGTACTATCATCCGACTTTCCTTTATGAGTCAATTTGGAATCTGCTCGGGGTAGCCTTGTTACTGTACTTACGTAGAGTAAACTTGAAACAAGGGGAGATTTTCTTTACGTATGTGATCTGGTATTCGGTAGGGCGTTTCTTTATCGAGATTATTCGTTTAGATTTTTTACTTATTTTTGGCGTGTTAAAAACAGCTCAGGTCATTTCAATTGTATTAGTCCTTGGAGCCGTTATTCTATGGATTTACCGTAGAAAACAGCCTGGTACAAAACGATACTTAGATCCTGCACTGCCAGAAACAAAAGCAAAAGCTTCTTCTAAAAAAACAAAGAAAAAGAAGAAGTAA
- a CDS encoding acyltransferase: MSRKTESYPVKTANSLWHIYRTVPFFKVVKNFIVIQIARYTPFLKVKNWLYRTFLRMKVGPETAVALMVMMDVMFPERISIGRNTIIGYNTTILAHEYLIKEYRLGDVVIGDEVMIGANTTILPGVTIGDGAVISAGTLVHRDVPAGAFVGGNPMQIIKERV; this comes from the coding sequence GTGAGCCGAAAAACTGAGAGCTATCCGGTGAAAACCGCAAATTCCTTATGGCATATTTACCGCACAGTTCCGTTTTTTAAAGTTGTTAAAAATTTTATTGTCATCCAAATTGCCCGCTACACTCCTTTTCTAAAGGTGAAAAATTGGCTGTACCGCACGTTTCTCCGAATGAAAGTCGGACCTGAGACGGCGGTCGCCTTGATGGTGATGATGGATGTTATGTTCCCAGAACGTATCTCGATTGGGCGCAATACGATTATCGGCTATAATACCACGATCCTTGCCCATGAATATTTGATTAAAGAGTATCGGCTTGGAGATGTCGTGATCGGCGATGAAGTGATGATCGGTGCGAATACGACAATTCTTCCAGGTGTAACGATTGGTGACGGGGCTGTCATCTCAGCTGGAACGCTTGTCCACCGTGATGTACCAGCCGGCGCATTTGTTGGTGGCAACCCGATGCAAATAATAAAAGAACGAGTCTAG
- the ppaX gene encoding pyrophosphatase PpaX: MNINTNTETGIKTLLFDLDGTLINTNDLIIASFLHTLEQFKPGEYTREQVINFIGPPLIDSFRKVDPERYEEMIDVYRTHNHSFHDELVKEYAGVYETIKELHEKGFNLAIVTTKIRKTALMGLKLMKLDQFFDVVIGLDDVENAKPHTEPLEKALNALGVTKEGAMMIGDSPHDIHAGKNMGIPTAAVSWSIKGEEAMRALEPDYILAEMSDLLDIVEAR, translated from the coding sequence ATGAACATTAATACAAACACTGAAACAGGTATCAAAACACTATTATTTGATTTGGATGGAACATTAATTAATACAAATGATTTAATTATTGCTTCATTCTTGCATACACTTGAACAGTTTAAGCCTGGGGAATACACTCGCGAGCAGGTAATCAATTTTATCGGCCCGCCTTTAATTGACAGCTTCAGAAAAGTAGACCCTGAGCGTTATGAGGAAATGATTGACGTGTACCGTACGCATAACCATTCCTTCCACGATGAGCTAGTCAAAGAATACGCGGGCGTTTATGAGACCATTAAGGAACTTCACGAAAAAGGCTTTAACCTAGCGATCGTGACAACAAAAATCCGCAAAACGGCCTTAATGGGGCTGAAGCTGATGAAGCTCGATCAATTTTTCGATGTTGTCATTGGTCTTGATGATGTTGAAAATGCGAAACCGCACACAGAGCCGCTTGAAAAAGCATTGAATGCCCTTGGTGTCACAAAAGAAGGCGCGATGATGATTGGCGATAGTCCTCATGACATTCATGCCGGCAAAAATATGGGGATCCCAACAGCTGCAGTCAGCTGGTCAATCAAAGGGGAAGAAGCGATGCGCGCCTTAGAGCCGGACTACATTTTAGCAGAAATGAGTGATCTGCTAGATATCGTGGAGGCGAGATAG
- the hprK gene encoding HPr(Ser) kinase/phosphatase, which translates to MAKVTANDLLEQFQLELLAGEEGIYRPITTSDISRPGMEMAGFFTYYPAKRLQLLGRTELTFFEQLTKEVQQERMLKLCTYDTPGIIISRGNEAPRALLEAAEQNGVPVMRSKQTTTRLSSKLTNYLESKLSPMTAVHGVLVDIYGIGVLITGNSGVGKSETALDLVRRGHRLVADDSVEIRQENEDTLVGRSPELIQHLLEIRGLGIINVMTLFGAGAVRPFKRIVLCIHLELWDQKKAYDRLGLEEETMKIMDSEIQKLTVPVRPGRNLAVIIEVAAMNFRLKRLGFNAAEEFSERLTDVIEEGDRDEFN; encoded by the coding sequence ATGGCTAAAGTAACAGCAAATGATTTACTAGAACAATTTCAATTAGAGTTATTAGCGGGTGAGGAAGGAATCTACCGTCCGATTACAACGAGTGATATATCGCGTCCTGGTATGGAAATGGCAGGCTTTTTCACGTATTACCCGGCAAAACGTCTTCAGCTGTTAGGTAGAACGGAGCTCACGTTCTTTGAGCAGCTGACAAAAGAAGTTCAACAAGAGCGGATGCTTAAATTATGTACATATGATACACCGGGAATCATTATTTCACGTGGGAACGAGGCACCTCGTGCGCTACTCGAAGCTGCTGAGCAAAACGGCGTTCCTGTTATGCGCTCGAAGCAGACAACAACTCGTTTGAGTAGTAAATTGACGAACTATCTTGAAAGCAAGCTCTCCCCAATGACAGCTGTACACGGGGTGTTGGTCGACATTTATGGGATTGGTGTGCTGATTACAGGAAACAGCGGCGTGGGTAAAAGTGAAACAGCTCTAGACTTAGTTCGCCGTGGACACAGATTAGTAGCGGATGATTCGGTAGAAATTCGCCAGGAAAATGAAGATACACTGGTCGGCCGTTCTCCTGAGTTGATTCAGCATTTATTAGAAATTCGCGGGCTAGGCATTATTAACGTGATGACGTTATTCGGTGCCGGGGCGGTTCGTCCATTTAAACGAATTGTGTTATGTATTCATCTTGAGCTTTGGGATCAAAAGAAAGCCTATGATCGCTTAGGGCTAGAAGAAGAGACGATGAAAATTATGGATTCAGAAATTCAAAAGCTGACTGTGCCTGTACGTCCGGGTCGTAACCTTGCTGTTATTATTGAAGTTGCAGCGATGAACTTCCGTTTAAAACGCCTTGGCTTTAACGCGGCGGAAGAATTTTCTGAGCGCTTAACGGATGTAATAGAAGAAGGAGACCGTGACGAATTCAACTAA
- a CDS encoding ATP phosphoribosyltransferase regulatory subunit, whose protein sequence is MSKPFMFEKPIGMRDTLPALYRTKKLIRDQLTTEMSLWGYQTIDTPTLEFYDTVGDASAILDQQLFKLLDSKGNTLVLRPDMTAPIARLVASSLKEATFPVRLNYQSNVYRAQQHEGGKPAEFEQVGVELIGDGTVSADGEVIALMIASLKRAGLDNFKVAIGHVGYVDALLLDVVGNEERALVLRRYLYEKNYVGFKEHVKELSLSSIDKDRLLKLLKLRGGKEALDQARELIQTEQGERALNELTQLWGVLESYGIDSYVKLDLNLVLHLSYYTGVVFEGYGGDLGVPLSSGGRYDQLLEKFNRPAPATGFGVRLDLLTEAIGKTAPAKENVCVIFSKERRTEATELASQKREEGISVVLQDLSGVGDVDQMSEQYDDVIYCIGKSKKGGE, encoded by the coding sequence ATGTCGAAGCCATTTATGTTTGAAAAGCCGATTGGAATGAGAGATACCTTACCTGCTCTTTATCGAACGAAAAAGTTGATTCGCGATCAGCTGACAACAGAAATGTCATTATGGGGCTATCAAACAATTGATACGCCAACACTTGAATTTTACGATACGGTTGGAGATGCGTCTGCGATTTTAGATCAGCAGCTCTTTAAATTACTAGATTCAAAAGGAAATACCCTTGTGCTTCGTCCAGATATGACTGCACCGATTGCAAGACTTGTTGCATCAAGCTTAAAAGAAGCAACATTCCCAGTGCGCCTCAACTATCAGTCAAATGTCTACCGTGCGCAGCAGCACGAAGGCGGCAAGCCGGCTGAATTTGAACAAGTTGGTGTAGAGCTGATTGGTGATGGGACGGTCAGTGCGGACGGTGAAGTGATTGCTTTAATGATCGCAAGCTTAAAGCGTGCCGGTCTTGATAACTTTAAAGTAGCGATTGGGCATGTCGGCTATGTCGATGCTCTTCTTTTAGATGTCGTCGGAAATGAGGAACGAGCGCTTGTTCTCCGCCGTTATCTGTATGAAAAGAATTACGTCGGCTTCAAGGAGCATGTGAAAGAGCTCAGCCTGTCATCAATAGATAAAGACCGTCTCTTAAAATTGCTTAAGCTGCGCGGCGGCAAAGAGGCGCTTGATCAAGCACGTGAATTGATTCAAACAGAACAAGGAGAACGCGCCCTTAATGAATTAACACAGTTATGGGGTGTGCTTGAGAGTTACGGTATTGATTCGTATGTGAAGCTTGACCTAAATCTTGTGTTGCACCTGAGCTATTATACGGGAGTTGTATTTGAAGGCTACGGCGGTGATCTCGGTGTGCCGTTAAGCAGCGGCGGCCGTTATGACCAGCTGCTTGAAAAGTTTAACCGTCCGGCGCCTGCAACAGGGTTTGGTGTGCGTTTAGACTTATTAACGGAAGCGATCGGAAAAACAGCACCTGCTAAGGAAAATGTATGTGTGATTTTCAGTAAGGAACGCCGCACGGAAGCAACAGAGTTGGCAAGCCAGAAGCGTGAAGAAGGGATTTCTGTTGTCCTGCAAGATCTCTCTGGTGTCGGCGATGTCGATCAAATGAGCGAGCAGTATGATGATGTAATCTATTGCATTGGAAAGTCTAAAAAAGGAGGCGAGTAG
- a CDS encoding nucleoside recognition domain-containing protein produces MLKRGFLVGLKTTWTLGKIIFPITLIVTILGYTPLLGWLADLLAPLMRFIGLPGEAAIPLVLGNVLNLYAGIGAILTLDLTVKEVFILAVMLSFSHNLFVESAVATKVGIRMSVVLAVRVGLALFSAFMINLFWSGGGEQAQYGFVSTTPSAEPTTWLGIAWSGVESATLGILQLAMIVIPLMIFVQIAKEMNWLQVMSRWMAPFTRLLGIRENTSTTLASGLAFGLAYGAGVMIQAVKEDNVSKKDLYLVFIFLVACHAVVEDTLIFIPLGIPIWPLLIIRLVTAIVLTMAVAFIWNRLEKDQQVNRKEATTYEH; encoded by the coding sequence ATGCTGAAAAGAGGTTTCTTAGTCGGTCTCAAAACGACGTGGACACTTGGGAAAATCATTTTTCCGATCACGTTAATTGTAACGATACTAGGCTATACACCGCTGCTTGGATGGCTGGCTGATTTGCTTGCACCGTTAATGAGATTTATTGGTCTTCCTGGGGAAGCAGCGATTCCGCTCGTTCTTGGAAATGTGTTAAATCTGTACGCAGGGATTGGAGCCATTTTAACGCTTGATTTAACAGTGAAAGAAGTGTTTATCCTCGCTGTTATGCTCTCTTTCTCTCACAATCTTTTTGTAGAGTCTGCGGTTGCGACCAAAGTTGGTATCAGAATGAGCGTCGTCTTAGCGGTGCGCGTCGGGCTTGCTTTATTTTCCGCTTTTATGATCAATCTTTTTTGGAGCGGAGGAGGCGAGCAGGCACAGTATGGGTTTGTTTCAACGACTCCAAGTGCTGAGCCGACAACATGGCTAGGAATTGCCTGGTCTGGCGTGGAAAGTGCGACACTTGGTATCCTGCAGCTTGCTATGATTGTCATTCCGTTAATGATTTTTGTGCAGATTGCAAAAGAAATGAATTGGCTGCAAGTGATGTCACGCTGGATGGCGCCTTTTACGCGGCTGCTTGGCATTCGTGAAAATACATCCACTACACTCGCTTCAGGTTTGGCATTCGGCTTGGCCTACGGTGCCGGGGTGATGATCCAAGCGGTGAAAGAGGACAATGTCTCGAAGAAAGATTTGTACTTAGTATTTATTTTTCTCGTGGCCTGTCACGCGGTAGTTGAAGATACGTTGATCTTTATCCCGCTTGGCATCCCTATTTGGCCGCTGTTAATTATCCGTCTTGTCACGGCAATTGTTCTCACGATGGCAGTAGCCTTCATCTGGAACAGGCTTGAAAAAGATCAACAGGTAAATCGAAAGGAAGCGACGACCTATGAACATTAA
- a CDS encoding PspC domain-containing protein codes for MKKLVRTQYDRKLAGVCGGLAKYFGIDSTIVRIIFIVLFFLSVGFPLLLAYFIAIFLIPNEEDVR; via the coding sequence ATGAAAAAATTAGTCAGAACACAATATGATCGCAAATTAGCTGGTGTATGTGGAGGACTTGCGAAATACTTTGGCATTGATTCAACGATTGTACGAATTATCTTTATCGTACTTTTCTTCTTGTCAGTCGGTTTCCCGCTACTCCTTGCATACTTTATCGCCATCTTCCTAATCCCTAATGAAGAGGATGTGCGTTAA
- the hisA gene encoding 1-(5-phosphoribosyl)-5-[(5-phosphoribosylamino)methylideneamino]imidazole-4-carboxamide isomerase: MAKFEIYPAIDMRDGKCVRLVQGDYNQETVYGDSPFEMAESFAEAGAKWIHMVDLDGAKAKTRINHEHVVKVAKELNVSVQVGGGIRTAEDIAYYLERGIDRVILGSVAVNNPAFTKEMLSTYGGEKIAIGLDARDGYVATDGWLETSSVQAVDLANELARHGAEVFIFTDISRDGMLSGPNTEAIAKMAEETGKEVIASGGVSNLADLKELREHPSEIGGAIVGKALYTNQFTLKDALKGE, encoded by the coding sequence GTGGCTAAGTTTGAGATCTATCCAGCAATTGATATGCGTGATGGGAAATGTGTGCGTCTTGTTCAAGGCGATTACAACCAAGAGACGGTGTACGGCGATTCACCGTTTGAGATGGCTGAATCATTTGCTGAAGCAGGAGCAAAGTGGATTCATATGGTCGACTTAGACGGGGCGAAGGCGAAGACTCGCATTAACCATGAGCATGTCGTGAAAGTAGCGAAAGAACTTAATGTGTCCGTTCAAGTCGGCGGCGGCATTCGCACGGCTGAAGATATTGCTTATTATTTAGAGCGCGGGATTGATCGTGTCATTTTAGGAAGTGTCGCAGTTAATAATCCTGCTTTCACTAAAGAAATGCTTTCTACATACGGCGGTGAGAAAATTGCAATCGGCTTAGATGCGCGCGATGGCTATGTGGCAACTGACGGCTGGCTTGAGACATCTTCTGTTCAGGCAGTTGATCTTGCCAATGAGCTCGCACGTCACGGAGCAGAAGTGTTTATTTTCACTGACATTTCACGTGATGGGATGCTGTCCGGCCCGAATACAGAAGCGATTGCCAAAATGGCTGAGGAAACAGGGAAAGAAGTGATTGCTTCCGGCGGCGTCAGCAACTTAGCGGACTTAAAAGAACTTCGCGAACACCCGAGTGAGATCGGCGGAGCCATTGTCGGTAAGGCTTTGTATACGAATCAATTTACCCTCAAAGATGCATTAAAAGGAGAGTGA
- the hisH gene encoding imidazole glycerol phosphate synthase subunit HisH has translation MIGIVDYGMGNLHSVSKALERMDMPYFLSADPAELEKADGLILPGVGAFRDAMSILNETGLALFLRNWANEGKPLLGICLGMQLLFESSEEHGLTSGLGLLPGRVERFSGVDEAGQAYKVPHMGWNKLTFNKDSLLLRGVEEGHVYFVHSYVVKTDDKNVLLATSDYGRVVPAVVGRENVLGTQFHPEKSSTVGMAILKNYGAYVERGAIARG, from the coding sequence ATGATTGGCATTGTCGATTATGGCATGGGGAATTTACATAGTGTCAGTAAAGCATTAGAGCGTATGGACATGCCTTATTTTCTATCAGCGGACCCGGCAGAACTGGAAAAGGCAGATGGGCTGATCCTCCCGGGTGTTGGGGCGTTTCGTGATGCGATGAGTATTTTAAACGAAACAGGTCTCGCGCTGTTTTTGCGCAACTGGGCAAATGAGGGCAAACCGCTGCTTGGTATCTGCCTTGGAATGCAGCTGTTATTTGAAAGCAGTGAGGAGCATGGCCTTACATCAGGACTAGGCTTGCTTCCTGGCCGTGTTGAGCGCTTCAGCGGTGTCGATGAGGCAGGTCAAGCGTATAAAGTGCCGCATATGGGCTGGAATAAGCTGACGTTCAATAAAGATAGCTTGCTGCTTCGCGGGGTAGAAGAAGGACATGTGTATTTTGTTCATTCCTATGTTGTGAAAACAGACGATAAGAATGTACTCCTTGCTACAAGTGATTACGGAAGGGTTGTTCCTGCGGTTGTTGGCCGTGAGAATGTATTAGGGACACAATTTCACCCGGAGAAAAGCAGCACGGTCGGAATGGCAATTCTGAAAAATTACGGGGCTTATGTAGAGAGAGGAGCGATTGCACGTGGCTAA
- a CDS encoding phage holin family protein: protein MRWIIGLVINAVILLLIAYVFDGFELAGFWAAIVASVLLSIVNAIVKPVLVVLTLPITILTLGLFLFVVSALTLMLTAALMGDAFVINGFGMALLASILIALIQTFVVKPLRN from the coding sequence ATGAGATGGATCATAGGTCTTGTTATAAATGCTGTCATTTTATTACTCATTGCATATGTCTTTGACGGCTTTGAGCTTGCTGGATTTTGGGCTGCAATTGTCGCCAGTGTACTGCTTTCGATTGTGAACGCGATTGTTAAACCAGTCTTGGTCGTGTTGACACTCCCGATTACCATTTTGACATTAGGGTTATTCTTGTTTGTGGTTAGTGCGCTAACTTTAATGTTGACAGCGGCCCTTATGGGTGATGCGTTTGTGATTAATGGATTTGGCATGGCGCTGCTTGCTTCTATTCTAATCGCTTTAATCCAAACGTTTGTCGTTAAGCCGCTCCGTAATTAA
- the hisB gene encoding imidazoleglycerol-phosphate dehydratase HisB translates to MRQARLERQTGETTIDLDFTIDGEGVSELETGVPFLTHMLDLFTKHGHFNLTVDAKGDIEVDDHHTTEDIGICLGTALKDALGDKKGIKRYGSAFVPMDETLAQVVVDLSNRPHLEFRAEFPSQKVGTFDTELVHEFLWKLALEARMNLHVIVHYGQNTHHIIEAIFKALARALDEATTIDERVKGVPSTKGML, encoded by the coding sequence ATGAGACAGGCAAGACTTGAAAGACAAACCGGTGAAACAACTATCGATTTAGACTTTACCATTGACGGGGAAGGGGTTTCTGAACTCGAAACGGGTGTGCCTTTTCTTACTCATATGCTCGATTTATTCACAAAGCACGGTCACTTCAATTTAACAGTGGATGCGAAAGGTGATATTGAGGTGGATGATCACCACACAACTGAGGATATCGGAATCTGTCTAGGAACGGCTTTAAAAGATGCTCTAGGTGATAAAAAAGGAATTAAGCGTTATGGCAGTGCCTTTGTTCCAATGGATGAAACGCTTGCCCAAGTCGTAGTGGACTTAAGCAACCGCCCGCATCTTGAATTCCGTGCCGAGTTCCCGAGCCAGAAGGTCGGTACCTTTGATACGGAGCTTGTGCATGAGTTTTTATGGAAGCTGGCGCTTGAAGCGAGAATGAATCTGCATGTCATTGTTCATTACGGACAGAACACTCACCACATTATTGAGGCAATCTTTAAAGCATTGGCGCGTGCCTTAGATGAGGCAACAACTATTGATGAGCGTGTTAAAGGAGTTCCATCCACGAAAGGAATGTTGTAG
- the hisD gene encoding histidinol dehydrogenase, whose product MRIIEVTDSVSLKRDLDAGTSEQREAVDAIIEEVRKRGDQALFSYTEKFDGAKLDALLVEESEFLAAYEQLDPGVLKAIREAIENIRDFHQRQVQQSWMTTKEDGTILGQKVTPLDAVGLYVPGGKAAYPSSIMMNVIPAQAAGVGRISIVTPPQKDGTIPASVLVTAKELGVTSIYKVGGAQAIAALAYGTETIQAVDKITGPGNIFVALAKRAVFGRVDIDMIAGPSEIVVLADENANAQYIAADLLSQAEHDERASAVLVTPSSDLAEAVKTAVEKQLETLPKREIAEASIRDYGAVYVTKDLDEAVDVTNELAPEHLELLTEDAMALVGRIRHAGAIFVGPYSSEPVGDYFAGPNHVLPTNGTARFSSPLSVDDFVKKSSIISYSKQALKQKGASISALARLEGLEAHARAIDIRLEDE is encoded by the coding sequence ATGAGAATTATAGAGGTCACAGATTCGGTCAGTTTAAAAAGAGACTTGGATGCTGGTACGAGCGAGCAGCGCGAGGCTGTCGATGCGATTATTGAAGAGGTTAGAAAACGTGGTGATCAAGCCTTGTTCTCATATACCGAGAAGTTTGACGGGGCGAAGCTTGACGCGCTTCTTGTTGAAGAGTCAGAATTTCTTGCGGCATATGAACAGCTGGATCCAGGCGTCTTAAAAGCTATTCGAGAGGCGATTGAGAATATCCGTGATTTTCACCAGCGTCAGGTGCAGCAGTCTTGGATGACGACAAAAGAAGACGGAACGATCCTTGGCCAGAAAGTCACGCCGCTTGATGCTGTCGGCTTATATGTGCCAGGCGGCAAGGCTGCTTATCCGTCCTCAATCATGATGAACGTCATCCCGGCGCAGGCAGCGGGCGTTGGAAGAATTTCGATCGTTACTCCGCCGCAAAAAGATGGCACAATCCCAGCAAGTGTCCTCGTCACAGCGAAGGAGCTTGGTGTTACCTCTATTTATAAAGTAGGAGGCGCTCAGGCCATTGCCGCTCTCGCTTACGGAACAGAGACGATCCAAGCTGTCGATAAAATCACAGGACCAGGCAATATCTTTGTCGCTTTGGCAAAACGCGCGGTATTTGGACGAGTGGATATTGATATGATTGCAGGACCGAGTGAAATTGTCGTCTTAGCTGATGAGAATGCGAATGCGCAATACATTGCAGCGGATCTGTTGAGCCAAGCAGAGCATGACGAGAGAGCATCGGCCGTATTAGTAACGCCTTCAAGCGACCTCGCGGAAGCAGTAAAAACTGCCGTAGAGAAGCAGCTTGAAACACTGCCGAAGCGTGAGATTGCCGAGGCATCAATTCGCGATTACGGGGCGGTCTATGTGACGAAAGATTTAGATGAAGCTGTGGATGTAACGAATGAGTTAGCCCCAGAACATCTTGAACTTTTAACAGAAGATGCGATGGCGCTTGTCGGACGGATCCGCCATGCTGGAGCAATCTTTGTCGGACCATACAGCTCAGAGCCTGTTGGAGATTATTTTGCAGGACCGAATCATGTTCTGCCGACGAACGGCACTGCGCGTTTCTCAAGCCCATTAAGCGTGGATGATTTCGTGAAAAAATCAAGCATCATCAGCTACAGCAAGCAGGCGCTAAAGCAAAAGGGAGCGAGTATTTCTGCCCTTGCTAGATTAGAAGGATTAGAAGCACATGCTAGAGCAATTGATATTAGGTTGGAGGATGAATAG
- the hisG gene encoding ATP phosphoribosyltransferase — MSEVLTVAMPKGRIFEEAVELLRKAGYRLPEEFDDSRKLIIDVEEENLRFILAKPMDVPTYVEHGVADIGVAGKDVMIEEERDVYEVLDLKISECYLAVAGLPGYEKKDINPKVASKYPNLAAQYFKEQGEQVEMIKLNGSIELAPLIGLADRIVDIVSTGRTLKENGLVEFETIVPITSRLIVNPVSYRMKDEQIDRMVERLSGVVDGVEA, encoded by the coding sequence ATGAGCGAAGTGTTAACAGTGGCAATGCCGAAAGGACGTATTTTTGAAGAGGCGGTTGAGTTATTACGTAAAGCCGGCTACCGCCTCCCAGAGGAATTTGATGATTCAAGAAAGTTAATTATAGATGTCGAAGAAGAGAATTTGCGCTTCATTCTAGCAAAGCCGATGGATGTACCGACTTATGTGGAGCACGGGGTAGCTGATATTGGGGTAGCTGGAAAAGATGTCATGATTGAAGAAGAACGTGATGTGTACGAGGTGCTTGATTTGAAAATCAGCGAGTGCTACTTAGCTGTGGCAGGACTTCCGGGGTATGAGAAAAAAGACATTAACCCTAAAGTAGCCTCAAAGTATCCTAATCTTGCGGCACAGTATTTTAAAGAGCAAGGCGAGCAGGTCGAGATGATTAAGCTGAATGGTTCGATCGAGCTGGCACCGCTTATCGGCCTGGCAGATCGCATTGTTGATATTGTTTCAACGGGGCGCACGCTAAAAGAAAACGGTCTGGTTGAGTTTGAAACAATTGTGCCGATCACCTCACGTCTAATCGTTAACCCAGTCAGCTACCGGATGAAAGATGAGCAGATTGACCGCATGGTTGAACGTTTGTCAGGTGTTGTGGATGGTGTGGAAGCATGA